One genomic segment of Drosophila melanogaster chromosome 3L includes these proteins:
- the Eig71Ef gene encoding Ecdysone-induced gene 71Ef, translating to MQLTSIICVILFLGCVLINGQSPDCRKLRDTCNPCIRRLNNPINNVEFMNEGCREKVRGRYIWKNQTRCDLQVIACSAHKRKLDCLVIAELAGMPRRT from the exons atgcaattgacAAGTATTATCTGCGTCATCTTGTTCCTTGGCTGTGTACTTATTAATGGACAAAGTCCCGACTGCCGAAAGTTAAGGGACACTTGCAATCCTTGCATCCGAAGACTCAATAATCCCATCAATAATGTGGAGTTCATGAACGAGGGATGCCGTGAGAAAGTCCGTGGCAGATACATCTGGAAGAATCAGACTCGCTGCGATCTTCAAGTGATCGCTTGCAGTG CTCACAAGAGGAAACTGGATTGCTTGGTAATAGCCGAGCTTGCTGGGATGCCAAGGCGAACTTAG
- the Eig71Ei gene encoding Eig71Ei, isoform B, protein MLKLLLPLAIVCLFMAHIQANPEEANRRHKICIRTYDKCIENEARLGKQDDTSKFFNDYCRRSDSGWSDVSRCDLLRIACLSTVRDCETPTCKNVAHRMRLW, encoded by the exons ATGTTAAAACTTTTGCTGCCATTAG CTATTGTGTGCCTGTTTATGGCTCACATACAAGCCAATCCCGAAGAAGCTAACAGGCGTCATAAAATCTGCATTCGCACCTACGATAAGTGTATTGAAAATGAAGCTAGGTTGGGAAAACAGGACGATACTTCAAAGTTCTTTAACGACTACTGTCGCCGTTCGGATTCTGGATGGTCAGATGTTAGCCGATGTGATCTTCTGCGAATAGCCTGTTTAT CTACTGTGCGCGATTGCGAAACACCGACTTGCAAGAATGTTGCCCACCGCATGCGTCTTTGGTGA
- the CG43082 gene encoding uncharacterized protein, with protein sequence MSIVSVLIVVSVFVASEGNYFGDLFKCNDFLLKCQETEIIMGKFNRMTNELNRNCSQEIGSKWSNITRCEFEATKCLLNQINAMDANCDNIADIIHL encoded by the exons ATGTCAATCGTATCGGTGCTGATCG TTGTCAGTGTTTTTGTAGCAAGTGAAGGCAACTATTTTGGGGATTTATTCAAATGCAATGATTTTCTGCTAAAGTGTCAGGAAACTGAAATCATAATGGGAAAGTTCAATAGAATGACAAATGAGTTGAATCGAAACTGCAGCCAGGAAATTGGGTCCAAGTGGAGCAATATCACCCGTTGTGAATTTGAAGCTACAAAGTGTTTGT TGAACCAGATAAATGCAATGGACGCGAATTGTGATAATATTGCCGATATAATAcatctttaa
- the Eig71Eg gene encoding Ecdysone-induced gene 71Eg: MSKLLVFLAFCCILMCQVLTQEASGRQFCDRLFANCLREQPTVGTRDDTVDLFNSYCGRNNRNWRKLTRCELVKASCIVTMVRCENGSCKNVADSLRS; encoded by the exons ATGTCAAAACTTCTGGTATTTTTGG CTTTCTGCTGCATATTGATGTGCCAGGTCCTAACTCAGGAAGCTTCGGGTCGCCAATTTTGCGATCGTTTATTCGCCAACTGTCTTCGTGAACAGCCAACCGTGGGAACAAGAGATGATACGGTGGATCTATTCAATTCATATTGCGGACGAAATAACCGAAACTGGAGGAAATTAACCCGTTGTGAGCTGGTCAAAGCCTCGTGCATAG TAACTATGGTTCGCTGCGAAAATGGGTcctgcaaaaatgttgccgATAGCCTGCGGTCTTAA
- the Eig71Ej gene encoding Eig71Ej: MRYLCVFSLTLILCCLSIKAQSLNCTRLRENCRPCTRRLVDPINDLEFINSDCREKLRGRWIWRDVRRCDMQIVACENHETRLDCENVARLTGMRRIR, translated from the exons ATGCGGTATCTGTGCGTTTTTTCCTTAACACTTATCCTTTGCTGCCTTTCAATAAAGGCTCAGAGCTTAAATTGCACCAGGCTTCGAGAAAATTGTCGTCCTTGCACCCGCCGCTTGGTGGATCCTATTAACGACCTGGAATTCATTAATAGCGATTGTAGGGAGAAACTTAGAGGACGTTGGATTTGGCGGGATGTAAGGCGTTGTGATATGCAAATTGTTGCGTGCGAAA ATCATGAAACCCGACTGGATTGCGAGAATGTGGCTAGACTAACAGGCATGAGACGGATTCGTTGA
- the Eig71Eh gene encoding Eig71Eh: protein MKLTVCFLVILGCVIVHGQSPDCKEIKDICSKCIQRLNDPYNKVDFINKGCRNRVRGSYVWKDQNLCELQAIACSAPNRAMNCVVIADVAKMRRVTPRPPG, encoded by the exons ATGAAGTTGACTGTCTGCTTCCTGGTGATCCTGGGCTGTGTGATAGTCCATGGCCAATCGCCCGACTGCAAGGAAATAAAGGATATTTGCTCGAAATGCATCCAAAGACTTAATGATCCCTACAACAAGGTGGACTTCATAAATAAAGGATGTAGAAACAGAGTTAGAGGCAGCTATGTATGGAAGGACCAGAATCTTTGCGAACTTCAAGCGATAGCTTGTTCGG CTCCGAATCGAGCAATGAATTGTGTTGTCATCGCCGATGTTGCCAAAATGCGCAGAGTGACTCCAAGACCTCCAGGATAA
- the Eig71Ee gene encoding Ecdysone-induced gene 71Ee, whose product MKLTVVCLVVSFFLLHYAEHSDACLEVIEKALGLQPCNEGGRNEHREPHRGGPGPVRSTRRRGRIPRRRETPRPIHHNTRERRHHTKTRKPRKPVPCITKRTEPPPVTDFTTRKSNPPCTCTESTTRKTNPTCTCTESTTKKTNPTCTCTESTTRKTNPTCTCTESTTPWTEPPVTDITTQKSNPPCTCTESTTRKTNPTCTCTESTTQKTNPTCTCTESTTKKTNPTCTCTESTTPLTEPPVTDITTQKSNPPCTCTESTTQKIKSTSTTQGTEPPSTQKTLPPNPPSTKNTEPPNSTPPPEKTTRKPCGCSSSHPSGWNPGGPIIPSFSTTTKKPDECSTKPSGWNPGGPIVTIPTTSRTPCGCVSWNPPGWNPGGPWPPTFPGPCRPGPVIPNNAECGFDPQCPQGWNPDSPLLPDPEIPGNFGPGPVIPRSGENGCGCSCS is encoded by the exons ATGAAACTAACTGTGGTCTGCTTAGTGG TAAGCTTCTTTCTGCTGCACTATGCAGAGCACAGTGATGCCTGCTTGGAGGTAATTGAGAAAGCGTTGGGTCTCCAACCGTGCAATGAAGGTGGTCGCAACGAACACAGGGAGCCTCACAGGGGTGGACCAGGACCTGTGAGATCTACTAGGAGGCGCGGGAGAATCCCTAGGAGACGTGAGACACCAAGACCAATACATCACAATACCAGAGAACGGAGGCATCACACAAAAACAAGGAAGCCTAGAAAACCCGTTCCTTGTATTACGAAGAGGACGGAACCTCCACCGGTTACAGATTTTACTACTCGAAAATCCAATCCACCATGCACTTGTACTGAAAGCACTACTCGAAAGACAAATCCGACTTGTACTTGTACGGAAAGCACTACGAAAAAGACAAATCCGACTTGTACTTGTACTGAAAGCACTACTCGAAAGACAAACCCGACTTGTACTTGTACAGAGAGCACTACTCCATGGACGGAACCACCAGTTACAGATATTACTACTCAAAAATCCAATCCACCATGCACTTGTACTGAAAGCACTACTCGAAAGACAAATCCGACTTGTACTTGTACTGAAAGCACTACTCAAAAGACAAATCCGACTTGTACTTGTACGGAAAGCACTACTAAGAAGACAAACCCGACTTGTACTTGCACAGAGAGCACTACTCCATTGACGGAACCACCGGTTACAGATATTACTACTCAAAAATCCAATCCACCATGCACTTGTACGGAAAGCACTACTCAAAAGATAAAGTCGACTAGTACTACTCAAGGGACTGAGCCACCAAGCACTCAGAAGACTCTTCCACCCAATCCACCAAGCACTAAGAACACCGAACCACCAAATAGCACTCCTCCTCCAGAGAAAACCACCCGAAAACCATGCGGATGTAGTAGCTCTCACCCGTCTGGATGGAATCCTGGCGGTCCTATAATCCCAAGCTTTTCAACGACTACCAAGAAACCGGACGAATGTTCGACAAAACCTTCAGGTTGGAATCCCGGAGGTCCGATTGTGACAATACCAACAACTTCTCGAACGCCCTGCGGGTGTGTCTCGTGGAATCCACCAGGTTGGAATCCCGGCGGTCCTTGGCCTCCCACATTTCCCGGACCTTGCAGACCAGGACCTGTCATTCCCAACAATGCAGAATGCGGATTCGATCCACAATGCCCACAAGGCTGGAATCCCGATAGTCCTCTATTACCCGATCCCGAAATTCCCGGGAATTTTGGACCCGGACCTGTCATTCCCCGCAGTGGAGAAAATGGATGTGGCTGCTCCTGCTCGTGA
- the Eig71Ed gene encoding Ecdysone-induced gene 71Ed — translation MHTTAVVTLFSVLLVVLVAGQNRNCDELTRRCERCVETLNNAADRNLPVLNQECRTKTRNNWRWRNVGRCELTRLNCLGSNRRMNCNDIAELAGMDRIN, via the exons ATGCATACTACAGCAGTTGTGACCCTATTTTCTG TCCTGCTTGTGGTCTTGGTGGCTGGACAAAATCGGAACTGCGACGAGTTGACCCGGAGATGTGAACGCTGTGTGGAAACATTGAATAATGCAGCTGATCGTAACCTGCCCGTCCTCAATCAAGAGTGCAGAACTAAGACTCGGAACAATTGGCGTTGGAGGAATGTAGGACGTTGTGAGCTGACCAGGCTGAACTGCTTGG GTTCTAATCGACGCATGAACTGTAATGATATTGCTGAACTCGCTGGCATGGATCGtattaattaa
- the Eig71Ek gene encoding Eig71Ek produces MWKIFLLLVLCILQLCHIDAQWSRVYCENIYNDCQRFTSRIGRFDETIDSFNRHCRRERRGRWNSVSRCEMEKATCLLIFRRCDDMSCNNIADVLEL; encoded by the exons atgtggaaaatattcTTGCTGTTGG ttctTTGTATCCTGCAATTGTGCCACATTGATGCTCAATGGAGTCGAGTGTACTGTGAGAATATCTATAACGATTGTCAACGATTTACATCCAGAATAGGACGATTTGATGAGACTATAGATTCCTTTAATCGTCATTGTCGTCGGGAGCGCAGAGGAAGGTGGAACAGTGTGTCTCGATGTGAAATGGAAAAAGCCACCTGTCTTC tgATTTTTCGACGCTGTGATGATATGTCCTGTAACAACATTGCAGATGTCTTGGAATTGTAA